In Cicer arietinum cultivar CDC Frontier isolate Library 1 chromosome 1, Cicar.CDCFrontier_v2.0, whole genome shotgun sequence, one DNA window encodes the following:
- the LOC140918904 gene encoding uncharacterized protein, giving the protein MVENKTLKDYAYPNATMLLLSIARPKVEANNFELKPLMLSMVQQNQFSGVTNDAIRLRLFPFSLSDRARAWLHSLPSESFTTWDQLKPAFLAKYFPSRKTAQLRNQITSFSQKEGESLYEAWERFKEMLRLCHHHGLKRWLIFHKFYNGLSYTTRMTVDAAAGGALLNKNIEEAYALIEDMAQNHYQWSSDRSPQKKGGRYEVDALDYIASKPEPNSKGQLNVVTLTNGKKFEDPKGNDVEVNFRDKSKRTQLSIERVDDEKEKPYVPPTLFKPPIPFPQRFAKAKIEEQFRKLVEVLKKLYINISFTEALSQMSSYSKFLKEVLSNKRKLDDNETIALTEECSAIIQKKLPPKLKDLGSFSIPCVIDDMSFEHALCDLGASISLVSL; this is encoded by the exons atggTTGAAAATAAAACCTTGAAAGATTATGCGTATCCCAATGCTACGATGCTGCTTTTGAGTATTGCACGTCCGAAGGTAGAGGCTAACAATTTTGAATTGAAACCTTTGATGCTATCTATGGTACAACAAAACCAATTCTCTG GAGTGACCAATGACGCCATTAGACTAAGATTGTTCCCTTTTTCATTAAGCGATAGAGCTAGAGCTTGGCTACATTCATTGCCTTCTGAATCCTTTACCACATGGGATCAATTAAAGCCAGCATTCCTTGCTAAATATTTTCCATCAAGAAAAACTGCACAATTGAGAAATCAAATCACAAGTTTTTCTCAAAAGGAAGGAGAATCGCTCTATGAAGCTTGGGAGCGCTTCAAAGAGATGTTGAGATTGTGCCATCATCATGGGCTAAAGAGATGGCTAATTTTCCATAAATTCTACAATGGACTCTCTTACACTACAAGAATGACGGTAGACGCTGCTGCAGGGGGAGCATTGTTGAACAAAAACATAGAAGAAGCTTATGCTCTAATTGAAGACATGGCACAAAACCACTACCAATGGTCAAGTGATCGATCTCCTCAGAAGAAAGGAGGCAGGTATGAAGTTGATGCATTAGATTATATTGCTTCTAAG CCTGAACCTAACTCCAAGGGACAATTAAATGTTGTCACCTTaacaaatggaaaaaaattCGAGGATCCCAAGGGTAATGATGTGGAAGTGAATTTTAGGGATAAGAGTAAAAGAACCCAATTGTCAATTGAGAGGGTAGATGACGAAAAAGAAAAACCTTATGTGCCTCCGACACTATTCAAACCACCCATACCATTTCCCCAAAGATTCGCCAAGGCTAAAATTGAGGAGCAATTTAGGAAGTTGGTGgaagttttgaaaaaattatatataaacatttCGTTCACCGAAGCACTGTCCCAAATGTCGtcatattctaaatttttgaaagaagttttgtcaaacaaaagaaaacttGACGACAATGAGACAATTGCTTTAACTGAGGAATGTAGTGccataattcaaaaaaaattgccTCCCAAACTTAAAGACCTTGGAAGTTTTTCTATTCCTTGTGTTATTGATGATATGAGCTTTGAACATGctttgtgtgatcttggggctagtatAAGCCTTGTCAGTTTGTAA